One Pogoniulus pusillus isolate bPogPus1 chromosome 13, bPogPus1.pri, whole genome shotgun sequence genomic window, AGGCAGAATGGACAGAGTTATCCTTACACACTAGCTattgaagaagagaaaaagaaggagaaagaagagcttGACTtttgtgatccctcagctttgtATTGAATGTGAGATGTATCGAATGGAATACCTTGTTGGTCAGTTCTGCATCACTTGTCCTGTCTGCACTTTTCCACAGGTGCCACCTCTTACTGCACCCCAACATACTACACcagatttagcagtgaccttggtgTGCACCCCAGTCCTAACTCTATCTGTGTTGTCACTGCTAGAGGCAGCCCCTGTCTATAAGAACATGTCATGATCTTCAGGAAGGGctatcactgagaagagtctgagctgagaagtcaaatCCCTGAACAGAATTAGTGCTGGTTTAGCTCAGACCAGGACAACAGGGTTTAAGGAAGACTGTGATTGACAGTTTATTCATGTTTAGAGttttttaaaatgcaaagtCTAGAATATTGGTAGCTCACCCTGCTATGTCTGTAATAAGCTTGAAAAGCTATTTGCTAGAGGGTTTaaatttcattttcttcactTAATTCTTCCATTTTCAGATTGCAATGCTGGGCTGTGAAAATAGTGCACTGAACAGAGTTCTGTTTGAAATTCTCATTTGCAGCTGGATTAGGCTTTCCCATGCGTGCTTAGCACAACAGGAAGCCTCCATTGCTTTAGGAAGAAACAAAACGTCTTCCATGTACTTCTAGTTAAACATGGATCTTAGTTTATGTTGGTAAAATTACAATGTACAGATGAGGCAGTtggtggcatggtctagttgactggatagggctgtttgataggttggactggatgatcatggaggtctcttccaacctggtcgattctatgattctaaattccATGAAGTTAGGAATTTAAGTCATAAATTTACTGGGTTTAGTTTCAATTTGAAGTATAAATGAAAATATTATTTTGATATTTTGTTCtcatcttgcctttttttttccttactggCACTTGTACTATGATCTATCACAACATTTTCCTCCCGagagtttgtttatttttttttattcctgagGATAAATTAAATATTGGAGAATTCAAGTTTTATGAAATGCTGTGACAATGAACTCCCCCTCTATTGACAGAGGCGCTCCTCTGCGGAGACCTTCTGTAGAGGcgtgctgtgagcagagctttGCTGGAGGTGCTTTCTGACATTTAAGAGAGTACCTCAGTGGGCTCTTTTATGTCAGCACACTGCCTTTGCCCTGCTCACTTGCGAGTCCAACCGCTCCTTCATACCTCGGTGTTATTGCTCCCTCTTGTGGTCACTGCTGCTATGGAAGCTTGTCCCGGGTTAAGGCAGATCTCCCCCCCAGGgaaaaataaactcaccacaacacagaccttttttgaaagtcagggaaagatgaaattgtatttctaatagtataagtataacaatgtaaagagagataataactagagaaggaagaaaaaaaaacaatacaataaccttaagggagatgggggaggggtcaagcggcggcgaagcagcagaagcagcagtagccaaaacagcagctgggggcgataggcgaagctgaagcagcagaagccagcaggagaaaaagggaacacaagctgtgcttctagacattaagctcttgatgctccaataaAAGTGTATTAATTTATGTATTGTttccattatgtggcctatccctggagtgttcatctttcccctatgtctgagctagaggatcagctcaaacggccacaatccacccctttaatataatttaccattgcagcatcaagtcattctatgtaactagggataacatcagtatcgtagatggtaattttccaggcttcaagcatctttcatCAGTTttcggtcattcatcttctcattTCCGTCTGTCTCAGGCATTGGCTGGCTCAATGGTTTTTctagaacagtcagatgttttcttcagtgagtggaatagagcaggactcttggcattctcagggttcatgctcatggatagcgggctcttcatggcttttgggcaccacaatcatctgcaaaagaactcataacaacctatctacattctttctgccaatgtcagattcttttgtggtacacattgtatttcaccgtttttctgcataacccaatatgtatgaccaggtccttcagcagaaataaACTCTCGGACAgtgaggcagttgggagttttctcaagagacaatggcatagataagcacttaggacatctcggtggcaactctaacctctggtcacacgtattgacagctgtggtactgcgggTTGTGCTGCGCCCACAGCTCACACTGCGCGCCTGGGGCCTGCCGCTGCTCTCGGGCTCCTTCCCCCCCCGCCACCATCGCGGCTCGGGACGCTCCTCTCTGCCTCGCAGGTGGCCCAGGATGGCCGAGAGACTGGAGGACCTGAACCTGCCCAACGCCGTCATCACCCGCATCATCAAGGAGGCGCTTCCTGATGGtgtgaatatctccaaagaggcTCGGAGTGCCATATCCCGGGCAGCAACTGTCTTTGTGCTTTATGCCACATCATGTGCAAATAACTTTGCcatgaaggggaagaggaagatgcTGAATGCTGGCGGTGTCCTCTCTGCCATGGAGGAGATGGAGTTCCAGAGATTCGTAGCCCCTCTGAAAGAATCACTGGAAGTTTACAGACGTGatcagaaagggaagaaagaagcaagGAAAGATAAAGACAAGAAGACAGACTCAGAGGAGCAAGATAAGAGCCGAGAGGAGGAgaatgatgatgatgacgagaggatggaggaggaagagcaaaaTGATGAGGAGGAGGTGGACAACTGAGCCTGCTGAGgcatgcagaggggctgggtgtTGTTTGGAGAGCTGTAAATGAGCCTTGCTGTGTTCCCTCATCTTTCCAGTAGAGCTTCAGGCTgtacctctgcagcctttttggCTTTGACCTGTACATAGAGGACTTCTGCTCACACTTTCTCCTGGAGGAAGGTGTCCTCCGAGCTCACAGGGCTTGCCACTGGTTCTGGGCAGTCTGGGCTTTTTATACTGGGTTGGCTGTGAAAGAGAGCGGAAGAACCATCAGGTACTCAGTACAGAAGCAGCCAGAAGAGAAACTGGAACAAGCTCCTTAAACTGAGTCAGGAGCTGGATCCAACATCATTATTAACCCTTTGGGGTTTAGAACCTACACGATGGTGTTggcaggctgggaagctgaACACTGAAGCTTTTAATCCAAGTGATTTGGgtttttactttgttttcttgcattctggctgtgccttctcttCCTACTCCAGCTGTGACAGTCATCCTGTGTCCTTCAGCCATgccagctgtgtgcagctgtaCGAGGAGCTGTGGGCTGCTTGGCTGACTCTTGCCCAAGTCAACCTAAGACAGGAAGATTGCAGCACTGGATGTAAATTAAATACCCATAGAGCTTGGTATGTGTCTTGAAAGGCATGAGAGGTCCTTCTTTGGCCTCTGACAGTCATTCCAGAGAGGTAGGCAGGCCCCAAGAGGTTGGTGACGAGAGGAGGCTCCTTCCTAGGGCCAGCCTCAGACTCCTGGTTTGCAGAATGGCTGCTGCCAGAAGGTTGGGCTGAAATCAGCTGTTTGTGTTCCTAGGGCTGGCTCAGTTTGTTCTGTTATACTTGAACTGGTGGTTCTGATGCCTTCGTTTCTCTTCTCTAAGGAAGTATCTATTAGCTAAGCTCCCTTGGAGGGGAAAAATGATTTAGTGTTTGATCTTTTGTAACACTGAACACTTAACTCTGAGCTTAACCAAGGGCTGGTGAAGGAATCCTGAGGAGAGCTTTGGGTCCATTTCAGTAAGCCCCACATTGGGCGCCAAAATTAATGTCCCGGGTTAAGGCAGATCCTCCCCCCCCCGGGGGAGAGATAAACTCACCACGACACAgaccttttttgaaagtcagggaaagatgaaattgtatttctaatagtataacaatgtagagagagataataactagagaaggaagaaaaaagaaataatacaataaccttaagggagatgggggaggggtcaagcggcggcaaagcagcagaagcagcagtagc contains:
- the LOC135180395 gene encoding DNA polymerase epsilon subunit 3-like, which gives rise to MAERLEDLNLPNAVITRIIKEALPDGVNISKEARSAISRAATVFVLYATSCANNFAMKGKRKMLNAGGVLSAMEEMEFQRFVAPLKESLEVYRRDQKGKKEARKDKDKKTDSEEQDKSREEENDDDDERMEEEEQNDEEEVDN